One segment of Meriones unguiculatus strain TT.TT164.6M chromosome 3, Bangor_MerUng_6.1, whole genome shotgun sequence DNA contains the following:
- the Tas2r38 gene encoding taste receptor type 2 member 38: MLALTPILTVSYEAKISFLFLSVLEFAVGILANTFIVLVNFWDIVKRRPLNHCDVVLLCLSIARLFLQGLLLLDALQLACFQKMEDPLSHNYQAILTLWMIANQVSLWLAACLSLLYCFKIVRFSHPFPLHLARWVSRRFLQMLLVALLFSCICTVLCLWDFFSRSYSTVTSVLPMNNTEFNLQIAKLNFFYSFIFCNVGSIPPSLAFLVSSGVLFVSLGSHVRAMKSQTRDSGDPSLEAHIRAIVFLVSFLCFYVVSLCAALISVPLLVLWHHKGGVMVCIAMMAACPSGHAAFLISGNAKLRRAIETMLFWFQRSQKVRRVHKKLPRTLQ, encoded by the coding sequence ATGTTGGCTCTGACTCCCATCTTAACCGTGTCTTATGAAGCCaagatttcattccttttcctttctgtcctGGAGTTTGCAGTGGGGATTCTGGCCAACACATTCATTGTCTTGGTGAACTTTTGGGACATCGTAAAAAGGCGGCCATTGAACCACTGTGACGTTGTGCTGCTGTGTCTCAGCATCGCGCGGCTTTTCCTGCAGGGGCTCCTGCTTCTGGACGCTCTTCAGCTTGCCTGCTTCCAGAAGATGGAAGACCCCCTGAGCCACAACTACCAAGCCATCCTCACTCTCTGGATGATCGCAAACCAAGTGAGCCTCTGGCTCgctgcctgcctcagtctcctctaCTGCTTCAAGATCGTCCGTTTCTCTCACCCCTTCCCACTCCACTTAGCAAGATGGGTCTCCAGGAGGTTTCTCCAGATGCTTCTAGTAGCTTTACTTTTCTCCTGCATTTGCACTGTCCTCTGTTTGTGGGACTTTTTTAGCAGATCTTACTCCACGGTCACCTCCGTGTTACCCATGAACAACACAGAATTTAATTTGCAAATTGCGAAACTCaatttcttttattcattcatcttCTGCAATGTGGGGTCTATACCCCCTTCTCTAGCGTTCCTGGTGTCCTCTGGAGTGCTGTTTGTCTCTCTGGGAAGTCATGTAAGGGCTATGAAATCCCAAACCAGAGACTCCGGTGATCCCAGCCTTGAGGCCCATATCAGAGCCATTGTGTTTCTggtctccttcctctgcttctatGTGGTGTCTCTCTGCGCTGCTTTGATCTCTGTGCCCTTACTGGTGCTGTGGCACCACAAGGGAGGAGTGATGGTTTGCATCGCCATGATGGCGGCTTGCCCTTCGGGACACGCAGCCTTCCTTATATCAGGCAATGCCAAGCTGAGAAGAGCCATAGAGACCATGCTATTCTGgtttcaaagaagccaaaaggtGAGAAGAGTCCACAAGAAACTTCCCAGGACACTCCAATAA